A single region of the Chryseobacterium sp. 6424 genome encodes:
- a CDS encoding TlpA family protein disulfide reductase — MKIFLKYLGWGCLVLILSTLRTQVTAQNKKPLSKNPEIKSLLPGEKIPENLRFHPLKLINGTKETISLSDFKERLVILEFWASNCSACLKNIPKVAEINNQFKNRAIILPISEQPKSVIAKFFQGDYGRKYTDLISVTDDSILGKYFPHYGVPYLIWIYDGKVMSTTDAGQLSAESVSDILQEKKSSLKNIQQMDASKPLFLKESYFDNDATTLQNYFILSKGAVNGIGSGSSFRKSPTGAINGRMFSNLPLSDILFAIGLEIFKQKGEVALFNEKRAVINVADQSKIFQLTDDYIDKDNLYSLDLIVPEKKADSLYYFMLDNLNRYTGFKSKFKVVPTKCLVLKRTSKKDKIRTKGGKRISTFPRTPSIIQNAPLSVMVNMLNGKTPISLPIIDETNYTSNVDMQISSITTVEKLQKELLQYDLELIEASRNLLMLIVEENNQKQN, encoded by the coding sequence ATGAAAATCTTCCTGAAGTATTTGGGATGGGGTTGCCTTGTCTTGATATTGAGTACATTAAGGACTCAAGTTACAGCACAGAATAAGAAGCCACTCTCAAAAAATCCAGAAATAAAATCATTGCTTCCCGGTGAAAAAATCCCTGAAAACCTCCGGTTTCATCCACTTAAATTGATCAACGGAACAAAAGAAACTATAAGTCTTTCAGATTTTAAAGAACGTCTGGTAATTCTTGAGTTTTGGGCAAGTAATTGTTCAGCCTGTCTAAAAAATATTCCAAAAGTAGCTGAAATCAATAATCAGTTTAAAAACAGAGCGATCATATTGCCTATTTCAGAACAGCCAAAAAGTGTTATTGCAAAGTTTTTCCAGGGGGATTATGGAAGAAAATATACCGATTTAATATCAGTAACAGATGACAGTATACTTGGAAAGTATTTTCCTCATTATGGAGTCCCTTACCTGATCTGGATTTACGACGGCAAAGTTATGAGTACCACTGATGCCGGACAGCTTTCTGCAGAATCAGTTAGTGATATTTTGCAGGAAAAAAAATCTTCTCTCAAAAATATACAGCAGATGGATGCTTCTAAGCCTTTGTTTCTTAAAGAAAGCTATTTTGATAATGATGCCACAACACTGCAAAACTATTTTATTCTTTCAAAAGGTGCCGTTAACGGAATTGGTTCTGGAAGTTCATTCAGAAAATCTCCTACAGGTGCAATTAATGGGAGAATGTTCAGCAACCTTCCGCTTAGTGATATTCTCTTTGCGATAGGCCTGGAAATTTTTAAACAGAAAGGAGAAGTGGCACTTTTCAACGAGAAGAGGGCGGTAATCAATGTAGCGGATCAATCTAAAATTTTTCAGTTGACGGACGACTATATTGATAAAGATAACCTTTACAGTTTGGATCTGATTGTCCCAGAGAAAAAGGCAGATTCACTTTATTATTTTATGCTTGATAACCTTAACCGTTATACTGGGTTTAAATCAAAATTTAAAGTTGTTCCCACTAAATGTTTAGTATTAAAAAGAACATCTAAAAAAGATAAGATAAGAACTAAGGGAGGGAAAAGAATTTCAACATTTCCGCGAACACCCTCTATAATCCAGAATGCACCACTTTCTGTCATGGTAAATATGTTGAACGGCAAAACACCAATTTCATTACCCATCATTGATGAAACAAATTATACTTCTAATGTGGATATGCAAATCTCATCAATTACAACAGTTGAAAAACTGCAGAAAGAACTTTTGCAATATGATCTTGAATTAATAGAGGCTTCAAGAAATCTTCTGATGCTGATAGTTGAAGAAAATAACCAAAAACAAAATTAA
- a CDS encoding helix-turn-helix domain-containing protein, with protein sequence MNTIQDKYFIALTDHLQKLLEFKSIEVAELAAAANLDRRQIYRLLNKENVPKLSTLIRISLAAGIEPKELFDFKFDFGTYMKDNKLLKIGKTK encoded by the coding sequence ATGAATACAATACAAGACAAGTATTTTATTGCTCTAACAGACCATTTGCAGAAACTATTGGAGTTTAAGAGTATTGAAGTTGCGGAGTTGGCAGCGGCAGCTAATTTAGACAGACGGCAAATTTATCGGCTATTAAATAAGGAAAATGTACCAAAACTTTCTACACTCATTCGAATTTCTTTAGCCGCAGGAATTGAGCCTAAAGAACTCTTTGATTTCAAATTTGATTTTGGAACATATATGAAAGATAATAAGCTTTTGAAAATAGGAAAAACTAAGTAA
- a CDS encoding RagB/SusD family nutrient uptake outer membrane protein — translation MNRIYRLKVLVIILITLTNCRDFLSEKSDVKLAIPEKIEDNQALLDQYGFINIDFSSIAETSSDDIYLNDSDYNSLPYDEYKRLYTWQPDNVTPPVSVGNAWVHCYRAIYICNSVLKNINDYNLTGIDADNVKGQALALRAIRYLDGVQAWCKAYNSATAGNDLGLPLKLDPDMNAPSTRSSLQDTYAQIIADLKSAIDLLPEKQISVTRMSKTAAQGILARTYLYMGDYENSLKYSLESLKSNSKLLNYNQLNQQADFPINDLNEEILFWGAMKYDYHLIPAKIPLSLFNSYSDNDLRKNIFFRTNASGEILFKGYYLNSNGPLCGIAVDEIFLMAAESYIRKGNIVDGLAKLNELSEKRWKIGTFIPFSASTQEDALEIVLTERRKELILRGLRWADIKRLNLQGKNIVLNRNVNGQSYILQPNDLKYAIAIPEDIIKLTGMQQNPR, via the coding sequence ATGAATAGAATTTATAGATTAAAAGTTTTAGTGATAATTTTAATTACTTTAACTAATTGCCGTGATTTTTTATCAGAAAAATCTGATGTTAAATTGGCAATACCAGAAAAAATTGAAGACAATCAGGCTTTGTTAGATCAGTATGGATTTATAAATATTGATTTTTCAAGTATTGCCGAAACCAGCTCTGATGATATTTATCTCAATGATTCAGACTATAATTCGCTCCCTTATGATGAATATAAACGATTATATACATGGCAGCCAGATAATGTAACACCGCCTGTATCAGTTGGCAATGCGTGGGTGCATTGCTATCGCGCAATATATATTTGCAATTCTGTATTAAAAAATATTAATGATTACAATCTGACAGGAATTGATGCTGATAATGTTAAAGGACAAGCGCTAGCATTAAGGGCAATACGTTATTTAGATGGTGTTCAAGCATGGTGCAAAGCCTACAATTCTGCTACTGCAGGAAACGATTTGGGATTACCATTAAAACTTGACCCCGACATGAATGCTCCGTCGACAAGGTCTTCGCTTCAAGATACTTATGCGCAAATAATTGCTGATTTAAAAAGTGCAATCGATTTACTGCCAGAGAAGCAGATATCTGTAACAAGAATGTCCAAAACAGCAGCACAAGGTATTTTGGCAAGAACCTACCTTTATATGGGAGATTATGAAAATTCGCTGAAATATTCATTGGAATCTCTTAAGAGTAATAGCAAACTTTTGAACTATAATCAACTAAATCAACAAGCGGATTTTCCAATAAATGACTTGAATGAAGAAATTTTGTTTTGGGGAGCCATGAAATATGATTATCATCTTATACCGGCCAAAATTCCTCTTTCGTTATTCAACAGTTACAGTGACAACGACTTAAGGAAAAATATTTTTTTCAGAACCAATGCATCTGGAGAAATTCTATTTAAAGGCTATTATCTAAATTCTAATGGCCCTTTATGCGGTATAGCTGTTGATGAAATCTTTTTAATGGCAGCTGAATCTTATATAAGGAAAGGTAATATTGTCGATGGTTTAGCAAAACTTAACGAATTATCAGAAAAAAGATGGAAAATTGGGACTTTCATTCCTTTTTCTGCTTCTACACAAGAAGATGCTTTGGAGATTGTTTTGACAGAACGGAGAAAGGAGCTGATATTAAGGGGTTTGAGGTGGGCAGACATAAAGCGTCTAAATTTGCAAGGAAAGAATATTGTTCTGAACAGAAATGTAAATGGTCAATCATACATTTTGCAACCAAATGATTTAAAGTATGCAATAGCAATTCCCGAAGATATTATTAAATTAACTGGCATGCAACAGAATCCAAGATAA
- a CDS encoding master DNA invertase Mpi family serine-type recombinase, which yields MIYGYIRVSTDKQTVENQRYEINQFCERSIVVVDKWLEETISGSKKLEERKLGKLLKKMKKGDVLICSELSRLGRNLLMIMGILNKCMNRDIQVWTIKDNYRLGSDINSKVLAFAFGLSAEIERNLISQRTKEALARKKAEGVILGRPKGRKSAKTKLTGQEKKIKELLDKKVSYSAIGRILNVHRLTVSAFVKEKM from the coding sequence ATGATTTACGGTTACATTAGAGTCAGCACCGACAAACAGACAGTAGAAAACCAGCGCTACGAAATCAACCAGTTTTGCGAACGAAGTATTGTGGTAGTAGACAAATGGCTGGAAGAAACCATTTCCGGTTCCAAAAAATTGGAAGAAAGAAAACTCGGCAAGCTTCTCAAAAAAATGAAAAAAGGAGATGTGCTCATCTGTTCCGAACTTTCTCGTCTAGGTAGAAACCTTTTAATGATTATGGGAATCCTTAACAAATGTATGAACCGCGATATTCAGGTTTGGACCATAAAAGACAATTACCGTTTGGGAAGCGACATCAATTCAAAAGTTCTGGCATTTGCTTTTGGCTTATCCGCAGAAATAGAGCGCAACCTCATTTCTCAAAGGACAAAAGAAGCACTCGCAAGGAAGAAAGCTGAAGGCGTGATTCTTGGCCGTCCGAAAGGAAGAAAATCAGCAAAAACAAAACTCACAGGACAGGAAAAGAAAATCAAAGAACTTCTCGACAAAAAAGTGTCTTATTCTGCAATCGGTAGAATCCTGAATGTTCATAGACTGACGGTTTCGGCTTTTGTTAAGGAGAAAATGTAG
- a CDS encoding helix-turn-helix domain-containing protein produces the protein MGNYKKADSLVEVGLNFTNKSKEFPLEQAYFTKCKGIFEYYQKNYDDAIQNLTSALPVLKKNNDFSWTSVADFYIGKSYLGLGKQEQAIQQFEKVDSIFQKHKFIVPELRENYELLIKYWKEKKNDKQELHYTKNLLKADSILAKDFPYLSAKIHKDYDTQILEDAKGKLEKQNYWSLGAILLLILAVIGLIFIAWKLYQKEKLIRKKYSELEERLQTHQPTPAVSYENIPQQSKAVISKDVFTDLAEKLKEFEDTKSFKEKGITLPQLAENFKTNTTYLSQYINDVMGVNFNKYISTLRINYVTDLMYNDAKVLSYSVQGLADECGISSRQNFSDLFLEINGIRPTDFIKQRKKELE, from the coding sequence TTGGGAAATTACAAAAAGGCGGATTCATTAGTAGAAGTGGGACTAAATTTCACAAATAAAAGTAAAGAGTTTCCTTTAGAACAAGCCTATTTTACAAAATGCAAAGGGATATTCGAGTATTATCAAAAAAATTATGATGATGCAATTCAAAATCTTACCAGCGCGTTACCAGTGCTTAAAAAAAACAATGATTTTTCCTGGACATCAGTTGCAGATTTTTATATTGGGAAAAGTTATTTAGGATTGGGAAAACAAGAACAGGCGATACAGCAGTTTGAGAAGGTTGATTCTATTTTCCAAAAACACAAATTTATTGTTCCGGAACTACGCGAAAATTATGAACTGCTCATCAAATATTGGAAAGAGAAAAAGAATGATAAACAAGAACTCCACTACACCAAGAATTTGCTGAAAGCAGACAGCATTTTAGCCAAGGACTTCCCTTATCTCTCTGCAAAAATTCATAAAGATTACGATACTCAAATTTTAGAGGATGCGAAGGGTAAATTAGAAAAGCAAAATTATTGGAGTTTAGGTGCAATATTATTATTAATTCTCGCTGTAATTGGATTAATTTTTATAGCATGGAAGCTTTATCAAAAAGAAAAACTCATCAGAAAAAAATATTCCGAATTAGAAGAGAGATTACAAACTCACCAACCTACACCAGCAGTTTCTTACGAAAATATTCCGCAACAAAGTAAAGCCGTAATTAGCAAAGATGTTTTCACTGATTTGGCTGAAAAGCTAAAAGAATTTGAAGATACAAAAAGTTTTAAAGAAAAAGGAATAACCCTTCCTCAACTGGCGGAAAATTTTAAAACTAATACAACATATCTCTCCCAATATATCAATGATGTGATGGGCGTGAATTTCAATAAGTATATCTCTACTCTACGGATCAACTATGTCACCGACCTCATGTATAACGACGCTAAAGTTTTGAGCTATTCAGTACAGGGTTTGGCAGATGAATGTGGGATTTCTTCGCGACAAAACTTTTCAGATCTCTTTTTGGAAATAAATGGGATCCGTCCGACAGATTTTATTAAGCAGAGGAAAAAGGAACTTGAATAA
- a CDS encoding Eco57I restriction-modification methylase domain-containing protein, whose translation MKSAFKKSKVTVEDYKNAVREYKEAESKEKKRSLEEFLVALKNDFRTEISRNSKEMKNLNLLRGKYFTKYGSEQLFGEELTKAQQKDKKDLENKIQKIEDVIEEVKSNKIYENAFEWRFEFPEVLDDEGNFIGFDVIIGNPPYIQLQKMGAESDALEKASFKTYTKTGDIYSLFYEQGYNILRENGLLMFITSNKWMRANYGESLRRFFVEQTNPLTLIDFSGNQIFDTATVDTNILMYAKQKNEFKTQACIIKEKLLNNLSVFVSQNSVFSDFRNSESWVILSTIERHIKDKIEKVGKPLKDWDISINYGIKTGFNDAFIITGEKRKELIKQDPKSEEIIRPILRGRDIKRYGYDFADLWLINTHNGIKEKGIKPVNIEDYPAVKKHLDSYYDSLKKRFDKGDTPYNLRNCAYMEIYILTPFLIIAKATSTVYTKPPSATGIWEITKRRIH comes from the coding sequence TTGAAATCAGCGTTCAAAAAATCAAAAGTTACGGTTGAAGATTACAAAAATGCAGTTCGCGAGTACAAAGAAGCAGAAAGCAAGGAGAAGAAAAGAAGTCTTGAAGAATTTTTGGTTGCTCTGAAAAATGATTTCAGAACTGAAATCAGCCGAAACAGCAAAGAGATGAAAAATCTCAATCTGTTGCGCGGAAAATATTTTACAAAGTATGGAAGTGAGCAACTTTTCGGTGAGGAATTAACCAAGGCACAACAAAAAGACAAAAAAGACCTTGAAAATAAAATTCAGAAAATTGAGGATGTTATTGAGGAAGTAAAAAGCAATAAGATTTATGAAAATGCCTTTGAGTGGCGCTTCGAATTTCCGGAAGTGCTGGATGATGAAGGCAACTTTATTGGCTTTGATGTGATTATTGGAAATCCGCCGTATATCCAGTTGCAGAAAATGGGTGCGGAAAGCGATGCTTTGGAAAAAGCAAGTTTTAAAACTTACACCAAAACCGGTGACATTTACAGCTTATTCTATGAGCAGGGATACAATATTCTGCGTGAAAATGGTTTACTGATGTTCATTACTTCCAACAAATGGATGCGGGCAAATTATGGCGAAAGTCTTCGTCGTTTCTTTGTGGAGCAAACCAATCCATTAACTCTGATTGATTTTTCCGGAAATCAAATTTTTGATACTGCCACTGTAGATACCAATATTCTGATGTATGCTAAGCAAAAAAATGAGTTCAAAACACAGGCTTGCATCATCAAAGAAAAGCTGTTAAATAATTTGAGCGTTTTTGTTAGTCAGAACTCTGTTTTTTCAGATTTTAGAAATTCTGAAAGTTGGGTGATTCTTTCAACTATTGAAAGGCACATTAAAGACAAAATTGAGAAAGTAGGCAAACCCCTGAAAGATTGGGATATTTCAATTAATTATGGGATTAAAACAGGTTTTAATGATGCGTTTATCATTACGGGCGAAAAGCGAAAAGAACTGATAAAACAGGATCCTAAAAGTGAAGAAATTATACGACCGATTTTACGTGGCAGGGACATTAAAAGATACGGATATGATTTCGCTGATTTATGGTTAATTAATACACACAATGGAATTAAGGAAAAAGGGATAAAGCCTGTAAATATCGAGGATTATCCTGCAGTTAAAAAACATTTGGATTCCTACTATGATTCATTGAAAAAAAGATTTGATAAGGGTGACACTCCGTATAACTTACGGAACTGTGCGTATATGGAGATTTACATCCTAACACCATTTTTAATAATAGCAAAGGCTACCTCAACAGTTTACACCAAGCCACCATCTGCTACAGGAATTTGGGAAATTACAAAAAGGCGGATTCATTAG
- a CDS encoding AraC family transcriptional regulator, producing the protein MNIGILKIADDKIEEAFNLFSELPFEDSVYSLLLLKKIMEESREMLSFYIDFFKTIFPDFLINLQSSNYYSNEEKIPFSLKSSFQKNHKRFLQVVRTLHVSKQTLTFQIGFKIDHIDNPVYLLHTVILTTQNIDFKNHRFKYLNKILVQALNEENFSIKNESEINYRQFLKDSKDYYGSSHQAFVLKMKMVNAIRDIMFTNLTLKEIAFKNNFSSYIAMYNAFHKTNFLNLSKIPRYCKKF; encoded by the coding sequence ATGAATATAGGTATTCTTAAAATTGCAGATGATAAAATTGAAGAGGCATTTAATTTATTTTCAGAACTTCCATTTGAAGATTCTGTTTACAGCCTTCTTCTGCTGAAAAAAATAATGGAGGAAAGCAGGGAAATGCTTTCTTTTTATATTGATTTTTTCAAAACGATTTTTCCTGATTTTTTAATCAATCTTCAAAGCAGTAATTATTATTCTAATGAAGAAAAAATTCCTTTTTCCTTGAAATCATCCTTCCAAAAAAATCATAAAAGATTCCTACAGGTTGTACGAACTCTCCATGTAAGCAAACAAACACTAACTTTTCAAATTGGATTCAAAATCGACCATATTGATAATCCAGTTTATTTGTTACACACGGTAATATTGACAACTCAAAATATAGACTTTAAAAATCATAGATTTAAGTACTTGAATAAAATTTTAGTTCAAGCATTAAATGAGGAAAATTTTTCAATTAAAAATGAATCCGAAATTAACTATCGACAATTTCTTAAGGATTCCAAAGACTATTATGGCTCCTCGCATCAAGCCTTTGTTTTGAAAATGAAAATGGTAAACGCCATCAGAGACATTATGTTTACCAATCTCACTTTAAAAGAAATTGCATTTAAAAACAATTTTTCAAGTTACATAGCCATGTATAATGCCTTCCACAAGACCAACTTTCTAAATCTCTCTAAAATACCTAGATATTGCAAAAAGTTTTAG
- a CDS encoding SusC/RagA family TonB-linked outer membrane protein, which produces MKKSLFITLIILGSLLHAQKMLRGTVIDESTNLPLTGVNVSFEDSDKLALTDQYGKFELPITQEGKKVKFRFNGYETVEFSVDQLNKSNFIIRLKYKIKEIEGVSLLSTGYQKIPKERATGSFTEVDNRLFKNQVSTNVLDRLPGIAVGIIVDKGTSLTKPQFMIRGLSTIRGPKSPLIVIDNFPYDGDLGNINPNIVENITILKDASAASIWGARAANGVIVITTKTGKFNQPTSFNFTMNTIVTGKPDLSYIKQISSADFIELEQELFSRGFYNTDINSSSHPVISPVVALLDKEKKGLVDHSAVIEQLNKWKQIDMREEFKRYMYKASINTQYAFDVSGGSNRFSWSYNLGYDDNEGNLDERYKRINSRIQNTWQPNDAIKFNYSIQYNATETKSGRTPYGTVSMKNNNAVPYMQLADEFGNGLPVFAGYNQDYKIALGNGKLLDWNYYPLTDWQHNISSSKNNEIIIAAGLNYKIMKGLDMDLKYQFQNNIGVAENLQDEKSYYTINYINRFTQLNSNGSLTYAVPRGSIYGRSVSHLRVNNLRTQLNYGTNWNKSQINGLGGIEIRDINNEYMNNRFYGYNTNNHTAGVVDFTKPYPVITGGNSFIDNLNAMGETTNRFVSVFANAAYIYDKRLIFSASARRDASNLFGLKTNNQWNPFWSGGLAWIISNEEFYKWDTLPKLKIRSSYGYNGNVDPAMVAVSTVSYSANNSIYTGTKMAQFSNYFNPNLKWETIKTFNLGLEFSSKNSRVSGSIDYFNKKGSNLFGQTPMDYTTGIISMLWNVAGMKSNGADIELRTLNINSKIQWSSLINFSVAKEKVTKYFLSNTVGRQFVVSPVPISGVEGLPVYSIFAYKWAGLDPATGDPQGYLNGEISKDYAKITGVGTDLKDLQYFGSAVPTLYGSFINTISFKNFTLDLGVTYKLGYWFRRSSINYTNLYRDWAGHSDYALRWQKPGDELITNVPSNIYKTNTNRDAFYAGSSILVEKGDHVRLQFINFNYSLSQEMLNNLPLKSLDLYCNISNIGLLWKATKQDIDPDFSLGNNTLKAPLTIAFGLKTKF; this is translated from the coding sequence ATGAAGAAATCTTTGTTTATTACGCTAATAATATTGGGATCATTACTTCATGCCCAAAAAATGCTTCGTGGAACTGTGATAGACGAATCCACTAATCTTCCCTTAACCGGAGTTAATGTATCATTTGAAGATTCTGACAAACTTGCGCTCACAGACCAATATGGAAAATTTGAACTTCCAATAACACAGGAAGGCAAAAAAGTCAAATTTAGATTTAACGGCTATGAGACAGTTGAATTTTCTGTGGATCAGTTGAATAAATCTAATTTTATAATTAGGCTTAAGTACAAAATAAAGGAAATTGAAGGTGTTAGTCTGCTTTCAACAGGATATCAGAAAATCCCTAAAGAAAGAGCTACCGGCTCATTTACTGAGGTTGACAATCGGTTGTTCAAAAATCAGGTTTCCACAAATGTCCTAGACCGTTTGCCGGGAATAGCGGTTGGAATCATCGTGGATAAAGGGACATCCTTAACAAAACCGCAGTTTATGATAAGGGGGCTAAGTACAATCAGAGGACCGAAATCACCTCTGATTGTAATTGATAATTTTCCTTACGATGGTGACCTCGGGAATATAAATCCGAATATTGTTGAAAACATTACCATTCTCAAGGATGCCTCTGCAGCGAGTATTTGGGGAGCCAGAGCAGCAAACGGGGTTATTGTAATTACTACCAAGACAGGCAAATTCAATCAGCCGACTTCTTTTAACTTCACAATGAATACCATCGTTACGGGGAAACCTGATTTAAGTTACATTAAGCAAATATCCAGTGCCGATTTTATTGAGTTAGAACAGGAGTTGTTTAGCAGAGGGTTTTACAATACGGATATTAATTCTTCCAGCCATCCAGTTATATCGCCAGTAGTTGCATTGTTAGATAAGGAAAAAAAAGGTCTGGTAGATCATTCCGCGGTAATTGAGCAGCTTAACAAATGGAAACAGATTGATATGAGGGAGGAGTTTAAAAGATATATGTACAAAGCCTCTATCAACACACAATATGCTTTTGATGTTTCTGGCGGAAGTAATCGATTTTCCTGGTCTTATAATCTCGGTTATGATGATAATGAAGGTAATTTGGACGAACGGTATAAAAGGATAAATTCGAGGATTCAAAATACATGGCAGCCAAACGATGCAATCAAATTTAACTATTCGATACAATACAATGCTACAGAAACAAAAAGTGGAAGAACGCCGTATGGAACAGTATCAATGAAAAATAACAACGCTGTTCCTTATATGCAGTTAGCCGACGAATTTGGTAATGGCTTACCCGTATTTGCGGGATATAATCAGGATTATAAAATCGCGTTGGGCAACGGGAAATTATTAGATTGGAATTATTATCCTTTAACGGATTGGCAGCATAATATTTCGTCCTCAAAAAACAATGAGATTATTATTGCTGCTGGTTTAAATTATAAAATTATGAAGGGACTGGATATGGATTTAAAATACCAATTTCAAAATAATATTGGTGTTGCAGAAAATTTACAGGACGAAAAAAGCTACTACACTATTAATTACATTAATAGGTTTACGCAACTCAATTCTAATGGAAGCTTAACTTATGCTGTTCCGCGTGGGAGCATATATGGAAGATCCGTTTCTCATTTGAGAGTAAATAATTTAAGAACACAGCTAAATTATGGTACCAATTGGAATAAAAGTCAGATTAATGGATTGGGCGGTATTGAAATTAGAGATATTAACAATGAATATATGAATAACAGATTTTACGGATATAATACAAACAATCATACTGCTGGTGTTGTTGACTTTACCAAACCGTACCCTGTTATCACCGGTGGAAATTCATTCATTGACAATTTAAATGCTATGGGGGAAACTACTAACAGGTTTGTTTCTGTATTTGCGAACGCAGCATATATTTACGATAAAAGATTGATATTCTCAGCAAGCGCTAGAAGGGATGCCAGTAATTTATTCGGGCTTAAGACAAATAATCAATGGAATCCGTTTTGGTCTGGCGGGTTAGCTTGGATCATTTCGAATGAGGAATTTTACAAATGGGATACGCTTCCTAAATTAAAGATCCGCAGTTCCTATGGTTATAATGGAAACGTTGATCCTGCAATGGTTGCGGTTTCTACGGTTTCTTACTCAGCAAATAATTCAATTTACACAGGAACAAAAATGGCTCAGTTTAGTAATTATTTTAATCCAAATCTTAAATGGGAAACAATAAAAACATTTAATCTGGGTCTTGAATTTTCGTCAAAAAATTCAAGAGTGAGCGGTTCAATCGACTATTTTAATAAAAAGGGGAGTAATTTGTTTGGCCAGACACCAATGGATTATACGACCGGAATAATAAGTATGCTATGGAATGTTGCAGGGATGAAGTCAAATGGTGCTGATATAGAATTAAGAACATTAAATATTAATAGTAAAATTCAGTGGAGCAGTCTTATTAATTTTAGCGTCGCAAAAGAAAAAGTTACAAAATATTTTCTATCCAATACTGTTGGCCGGCAGTTTGTCGTTTCACCAGTCCCAATTTCAGGTGTGGAAGGGTTACCGGTATATTCCATATTTGCTTATAAATGGGCTGGATTAGACCCTGCTACTGGAGATCCGCAAGGTTATCTAAACGGAGAAATAAGTAAGGATTATGCAAAAATAACAGGGGTAGGTACGGATTTAAAAGATTTACAGTATTTCGGTTCTGCTGTTCCTACACTATATGGTTCTTTTATTAATACAATATCATTCAAAAATTTTACTTTGGATTTGGGAGTTACTTATAAACTTGGCTACTGGTTTAGGAGAAGCTCGATTAACTATACCAATCTGTATAGAGATTGGGCTGGGCATAGCGATTATGCATTAAGATGGCAGAAACCTGGGGACGAACTTATTACAAACGTACCTTCAAATATATATAAAACTAATACAAACAGAGATGCATTTTACGCTGGATCAAGTATTTTAGTTGAAAAAGGGGATCACGTAAGATTACAGTTTATCAATTTTAATTATTCATTATCTCAGGAAATGCTAAATAACCTTCCGCTTAAATCTTTGGATCTATATTGTAACATCTCAAATATTGGACTTCTATGGAAAGCAACTAAGCAAGATATTGATCCGGATTTTAGTCTTGGAAACAATACACTCAAAGCCCCATTAACTATTGCATTTGGATTAAAAACAAAATTTTAA
- a CDS encoding site-specific integrase → MKYKDHPKCLNEGKVLPILSNQKMNEYLKEISDLCKIGFDLTFHTARHTFATTVTLSNGVPLETVSKMLGHSSLKMTQHYAKIIDRKIGEDMYRLQEVLGMKKENKKLGT, encoded by the coding sequence TTGAAATATAAAGACCATCCAAAATGTCTGAACGAGGGAAAAGTTTTACCGATACTGAGCAATCAGAAGATGAATGAGTATTTGAAAGAAATTTCAGATCTCTGCAAAATTGGTTTTGATCTTACCTTTCATACTGCACGCCATACCTTTGCTACTACGGTGACATTGAGTAACGGTGTGCCTCTCGAAACCGTTAGCAAGATGCTTGGGCATTCCAGTTTAAAAATGACTCAGCATTATGCAAAAATCATTGACCGCAAAATTGGCGAAGATATGTATAGACTTCAGGAAGTGCTGGGAATGAAAAAGGAAAACAAAAAACTCGGCACATAG